Sequence from the Borrelia hispanica CRI genome:
TAGGAAGTAAAGTTATAATCCATGCTTTTTTAAGAATGCGTTCATTTTCTTTAGTTTTGAATATAATTTTTTTATGAGGTGTAGTGTCTTTTTTTGACTTACTACCAACAATAAATGCTATAACATTAGTTTTAATATCGCTTTT
This genomic interval carries:
- a CDS encoding DUF735 family protein translates to KSDIKTNVIAFIVGSKSKKDTTPHKKIIFKTKENERILKKAWIITLLPKGYENSIYAFIKKLIPIGRILKIQNYKNEYVREFKG